In the genome of Candidatus Hydrogenedentota bacterium, the window CTCGACACGTGTTTCTGTGAGGCGTTCGATGAAAGGCCGTATCCCCGGGGCGATTTCGACTTGAACCTCTCGCCTGTGGACGGCGGCTACGTGGTCGAGATGGGCTCGGAAAAAGGCGCCGCACTGATCGCGTCGTGCCCCGGCGCTGCTGCTGAGGCCGCTCAAGGCCAAACGGAAGCGCGCGACAGACAACGGGACGAGGTGTCGGCCAAGGTCCGGCGGAACCTGAAGGAATTTCAGGTGCCCAGCCAGCAAGCGCTGGCGGAAAGCGTCGAGCGCCATTACGAAAGCACGGTATGGAAAGAAGAGGCCGAGACCTGCGTGGAGTGCGGCGCCTGCAACACGATCTGCCCCACATGCCATTGCTTCCTTCTGTACGACCAGAAAGACGCGGCGCGAATGGTCCGCTTTCGTGCCTGGGACTCCTGCCTGATGAAAGGGTTCGCCCGTGTTGCGGGGGGGGCCAATCCGCGCCGCGAGCTGAGCCAGCGATTGCGGAACCGCTTCGAGAAGA includes:
- a CDS encoding 4Fe-4S dicluster domain-containing protein, yielding MCRFITKHGLGALLRAAAGKYDVFVPAQREGRGVYTRLSSNGAAVETGPVRTVDPLKAFFVKPRECVAEGFSPVPPLTENRPLCVVGVKACDLKGFRIQDFVFAGEEFRDPFYCRARNESLIISSDCTSALDTCFCEAFDERPYPRGDFDLNLSPVDGGYVVEMGSEKGAALIASCPGAAAEAAQGQTEARDRQRDEVSAKVRRNLKEFQVPSQQALAESVERHYESTVWKEEAETCVECGACNTICPTCHCFLLYDQKDAARMVRFRAWDSCLMKGFARVAGGANPRRELSQRLRNRFEKKFSFFPKVAGEYACTGCGRCISACPGKIDIRRVMKRLSEHV